A genomic region of Solanum dulcamara chromosome 2, daSolDulc1.2, whole genome shotgun sequence contains the following coding sequences:
- the LOC129880289 gene encoding UDP-glycosyltransferase 74B1-like has translation MVGKRIERHVILVPYPSQGHINPLLQFAKRLASKGVKSTIATTKYTVNSIHSPKISVEPISDGFDEGGFSQAENTNAFLKSFEENGSRTLSQLVTNYENSTHPISCIIYDSFLPWALDVAKKHRIYGAAFFTNSATVCAVFAHIHHKTFSLPVKIDENEPLLLPGLPCLYPIDVPGFIREPESYPAYLAMKMSQFSNVENADWIFDNSFQELEGEIARGVSKFWPAKLIGPMVPSSYLDGRIEGDKGYGASLWKPLNEKCLNWLKTKPKQSVIYISFGSMVSLTSKQMEEIAYALISSNMNFLWVVRETEKCKLPKGFIESTKGKGLIVSWCNQLETLANQAIGCFVTHCGWNSTLEGLSIGVPMVAMPQWSDQMTDAKFIDEIWKIGVRPKLDELLGIVRKEELLFCLKEVMKGEKSYEIRRNATKWRDLAKKTVSEGGSSDKTINEFVYRLNLAC, from the exons ATGGTAGGCAAAAGAATTGAGCGTCATGTAATATTAGTACCATACCCAAGCCAAGGTCACATTAACCCATTACTCCAATTTGCAAAACGTTTAGCTTCAAAAGGTGTTAAATCAACTATAGCCACAACTAAATACACTGTGAACTCAATTCATTCCCCCAAAATCTCAGTTGAACCAATTTCTGATGGATTTGATGAAGGTGGTTTCTCCCAAGCCGAAAATACAAATGCATTCCTCAAATCCTTCGAAGAAAATGGCTCGAGAACTTTATCACAACTTGTCACAAATTATGAAAATTCGACACATCCTATAAGTTGCATTATTTACGATTCGTTCTTGCCATGGGCTCTTGATGTCGCTAAAAAACACAGGATTTATGGGGCTGCTTTTTTTACGAATTCGGCTACGGTTTGTGCTGTATTTGCTCATATTCACCATAAGACATTTTCGTTGCCagtgaaaattgatgaaaatgagCCATTGTTATTGCCTGGTTTGCCCTGTTTGTACCCAATTGATGTTCCTGGATTTATTAGAGAGCCTGAAAGTTACCCTGCTTATTTAGCTATGAAAATGAGCCAATTCTCTAATGTGGAAAATGCTGATTGGATTTTTGATAATTCTTTTCAAGAATTAGAAGGAGag ataGCAAGAGGCGTATCAAAGTTTTGGCCTGCAAAGTTGATTGGACCAATGGTGCCATCTTCATATTTAGATGGAAGAATAGAAGGTGACAAAGGATATGGAGCCAGTCTATGGAAACCCCTTAATGAAAAATGCCTCAATTGGCTAAAAACAAAGCCAAAACAATCAGTAATCTACATTTCATTTGGAAGCATGGTATCACTCACATCAAAACAAATGGAAGAAATAGCATATGCTTTAATAAGCAGCAACATGAATTTCCTTTGGGTTGTAAGAGAAACTGAAAAATGTAAATTGCCTAAGGGATTCATTGAATCCACAAAAGGGAAAGGACTCATTGTATCATGGTGCAATCAGCTTGAAACGCTAGCAAATCAAGCTATTGGTTGCTTCGTGACTCACTGTGGATGGAATTCGACTCTTGAAGGACTGAGCATTGGCGTGCCGATGGTGGCTATGCCACAATGGTCTGATCAAATGACGGATGCTAAATTTAtagatgagatatggaagattgGTGTGAGGCCTAAGTTGGATGAGTTGTTAGGAATTGTTAGAAAAGAAGAGCTATTGTTTTGTTTAAAAGAGGTAATGAAAGGGGAGAAGAGTTATGAGATTAGAAGAAATGCTACAAAATGGAGAGATTTGGCTAAGAAAACAGTTAGTGAAGGAGGTAGCTCTGACAAGACTATTAATGAGTTTGTCTACAGATTAAATTTAGCTTGCTAG
- the LOC129880290 gene encoding DEAD-box ATP-dependent RNA helicase 22 produces MILQHSISICKLWRLSSPPNLFMFRPTVAYQPQCCRIRAFGSAVSATKVAETNTNETFLAEESVSWTSLGVSESLSRALSSIGLHRPSLIQAACIPSILSGVDVVVAAETGSGKTHGYLVPLIDKLCQISDSSGAIADQDVRKHNRLSLVLCPNVMLCEQVVRMANSLCNDSGTPLLSIAAVCGRQVWPVKEPDVMVSTPAALLNYLYSIDPERRRRSEFIRSVKYVVFDEADMLLCGSFQNQVVRLINMLRFDEKQLSRSKNSGAEMSSTSDLEEFRDLKADYGEGEDENEEEDEDEDTEVGEDKANLEADTRGLKRRDWRRVRKIYERSKQYIFVAATLPENGKRTAGGVLKRMFPDATWVSGNYLHQHSPRLEQKWIEVSVDTQVDTLINAVKNGNSMADSGPVVLRTMVFANTVEAVEAVANILTGAGLECFRYHSDSSLEERTQNLLDFQQKGGVFVCTDAAARGIDIPNVSHVIQAEFATSAVDFLHRVGRTARAGQPGLVTSLYSESNRDLVAAIRHAEKIEQPVEKAFSRKRSFRNKIKKRGREASRMR; encoded by the exons ATGATTTTACAGCATTCAATTTCCATTTGTAAACTATGGAGGCTGTCATCTCCACCAAACCTCTTCATGTTCCGACCTACTGTTGCTTACCAACCACAGTGTTGTCGGATTAGAGCATTTGGGTCTGCTGTTTCAGCCACCAAAGTTGCTGAAACAAATACAAATGAGACATTTTTAGCTGAAGAAAGTGTTTCTTGGACCTCTTTGGGTGTGTCAGAATCATTATCCCGTGCTTTATCCAGTATTGGCCTTCATAGACCTTCTTTAATTCAG GCAGCTTGTATACCAAGTATACTTTCAGGTGTTGATGTGGTGGTTGCTGCAGAGACTGGTAGTGGCAAGACTCATGGTTACCTAGTGCCATTGATTGATAAGCTATGCCAAATATCTGATAGTTCAGGGGCTATTGCTGATCAGGATGTCAGGAAGCACAATCGTCTTTCTCTTGTTCTTTGCCCTAATGTTATGTTATGTGAGCAAGTGGTTCGAATGGCTAATAGTCTTTGCAATGATAGTGGTACGCCACTTCTCAGTATTGCAGCTGTTTGTGGTCGACAG GTCTGGCCTGTAAAAGAACCAGATGTAATGGTGTCTACACCGGCAGCACTTCTAAATTATCTCTATTCTATAGACCCAGAAAGGCGAAGACGTTCAGAGTTTATACGTAGTGTTAAATATGTG GTTTTTGATGAGGCAGATATGCTGCTTTGTGGAAGTTTCCAGAACCAAGTGGTCCGACTTATAAATATGCTTCGTTTTGATGAGAAGCAGTTATCTCGTTCTAAAAATTCTGGAGCTGAGATGTCATCAACTTCAGACTTGGAAGAATTTAGGGACCTAAAAGCAGATTATGGGGAAGGTGAAgatgaaaatgaagaagaagatgaggatgaagATACTGAAGTTGGTGAAGATAAAGCAAATCTAGAAGCAGATACCAGGggtttaaagagaagagattgGCGAAGAGTGAGAAAAATATATGAACGGAGCAAGCAGTACATTTTTGTTGCAGCTACCCTTCCTGAAAATGGAAAGAGAACTGCTGGAGGAGTTTTGAAGCGGATGTTTCCTGATGCTACCTGGGTTAGTGGAAATTATCTTCATCAGCACAGCCCAAG GTTGGAGCAGAAGTGGATTGAAGTTTCAGTTGACACCCAAGTGGACACTCTCATAAATGCTGTGAAGAATGGGAATTCTATGGCAGATAGTGGTCCTGTAGTGCTCCGAACCATGGTCTTTGCAAATACTGTTGAGGCTGTGGAAGCTGTTGCTAATATCTTGACAGGAGCTGGACTTGAATGTTTCCGCTACCATAGTGATAGCTCTTTGGAGGAGCGCACACAGAATTTACTTGATTTCCAGCAGAAAGGTGGTGTCTTTGTGTGCACAGATGCTGCGGCACGTGGTATTGACATTCCAAATGTTTCACACGTTATTCAG GCAGAATTTGCCACGTCTGCTGTAGATTTCTTGCACAGGGTTGGACGTACAGCTAGAGCAGGCCAACCTGGCCTTGTTACGAGTCTATATTCAGAATCAAACCGTGATCTTGTTGCTGCCATTCGTCATGCAGAAAAAATTGAACAGCCAGTG GAAAAGGCATTTAGCAGAAAAAGGAGCTTTCGcaataaaatcaagaaaagagGCAGAGAAGCTTCCCGCATGAGGTGA